The Edaphobacter sp. 12200R-103 genome contains a region encoding:
- the rseP gene encoding RIP metalloprotease RseP has translation MSTIIQLGIVLGIMVLVHEFGHFAVAKLCGIRVETFSIGFGKRLIGFRRGDTDYRLSLLPLGGYVKMSGDNPGEAPTDPGDFNAHPRWQRVLVALAGPFANFILALGLMTGVSMLHNEVQEYISGPALTDYIPINTPVSRTGIQSGDLIVHYDTVENPTWDQVAIRSVLNLNHNIAFSYMHNGQRVDTKLFVESKGGPDNFALDRLGLIPKMQNVPVKVNALEPNMPASRAGLKPGDAIVTIDGLHLHSVPALLAYLQDQAGKPASLVVGRDGQTVPIQITPQLAEAGDGSKDYRLGFYPVQPPVKVQRLPFGKAVVASWEFNKKGSMLIVEVLKRMFTHQVSVRSLSGPIGIGQQIHEAAAMPGWMPLIGLMAYISLNLGIFNLLPVPILDGGMILFLIVESIMRRDLNQQLKERVYQVAFVCILVFAAMVIFNDITKLDLFSKVKP, from the coding sequence ATGTCCACAATCATTCAACTCGGTATCGTGCTCGGCATTATGGTGCTGGTGCACGAATTCGGCCACTTTGCCGTCGCCAAGCTCTGCGGCATCCGTGTGGAGACATTCTCGATCGGCTTTGGCAAGCGCCTGATCGGCTTCCGCCGCGGCGATACCGACTACCGGCTCTCTCTTCTTCCCCTTGGCGGTTACGTCAAGATGTCGGGTGACAACCCCGGAGAAGCCCCGACCGATCCTGGAGACTTCAACGCCCATCCTCGCTGGCAGCGGGTACTGGTCGCGCTCGCCGGACCCTTCGCCAACTTCATTCTCGCTCTGGGACTGATGACCGGCGTCTCCATGCTTCACAACGAGGTGCAGGAGTACATCTCCGGTCCAGCCCTCACCGACTACATCCCGATCAACACCCCTGTCTCGCGCACCGGAATCCAGTCCGGCGATCTGATCGTTCACTACGACACCGTCGAGAACCCGACCTGGGATCAGGTTGCCATCCGTTCCGTCCTCAACCTGAACCACAATATCGCCTTCTCATACATGCACAACGGCCAGCGGGTCGATACCAAGCTCTTCGTCGAGTCCAAGGGCGGCCCCGACAACTTCGCGCTCGACCGCCTGGGTCTGATCCCCAAGATGCAGAACGTTCCGGTCAAAGTGAACGCTCTTGAGCCAAACATGCCTGCCTCCCGGGCGGGCCTTAAGCCGGGCGACGCAATCGTTACCATCGATGGGCTTCATCTTCATTCCGTGCCTGCTCTGCTGGCCTACCTGCAGGATCAGGCTGGAAAACCCGCCTCCCTCGTCGTCGGACGCGATGGCCAGACGGTTCCCATCCAGATCACCCCGCAACTTGCTGAAGCTGGAGACGGCTCCAAGGATTACCGTCTGGGTTTCTATCCCGTCCAACCCCCTGTTAAGGTGCAGCGGCTGCCGTTCGGTAAGGCAGTGGTCGCTTCCTGGGAGTTCAACAAGAAGGGCTCCATGCTGATCGTGGAGGTCCTGAAGAGGATGTTCACCCACCAGGTCTCGGTGCGCTCGCTTTCGGGACCCATCGGAATCGGACAGCAGATTCATGAAGCAGCCGCAATGCCCGGCTGGATGCCCCTGATCGGCCTGATGGCCTACATCTCGCTCAATCTGGGAATCTTCAACCTGCTCCCTGTCCCCATCCTGGATGGAGGCATGATCCTCTTCTTAATCGTTGAATCCATCATGCGTCGCGACCTCAACCAGCAGCTCAAGGAGCGCGTCTACCAGGTCGCCTTCGTCTGCATCCTGGTCTTCGCCGCCATGGTGATCTTCAACGACATCACCAAGCTGGACCTCTTTTCAAAGGTGAAACCGTAG
- a CDS encoding 1-deoxy-D-xylulose-5-phosphate reductoisomerase — translation MKKLAILGSTGSIGTSTLSICESFPDRYQPIALAAGQNIDAAFAQCLQWRPKVISIATEQLAAILEQRLAAAGITGIEVVYGTAGTVHVATLTEVEFVVSAIVGVAGLEATYAAIKAGKTIGLANKECLVAAGELVMAAAKEHNVALLPIDSEHNAVHQCMRGGKASEVRQIWLTASGGPFRNTPLAEFEHITPAQALKHPTWVMGQRITIDSATMMNKGFEVIEACRLFSLPAAQVRVSIHPQSTVHSMVEFVDGSILAQISVTDMRLPILYALAYPERVDATPAAGLQFDLAALNQLDFAAPDLNRFPCLRLAYEAAQTGGEACIALNAADEIAVAAFLEGRIPFLGIPRTIEEVLKQTSSRTPSSIKDVLDADLRARVRAREVIAPQFSGVLQ, via the coding sequence GTGAAAAAGCTCGCCATTCTCGGTTCGACCGGCTCCATCGGCACCTCGACCCTCTCTATCTGCGAATCCTTTCCCGATCGCTACCAGCCGATCGCCCTGGCCGCAGGCCAGAACATCGATGCCGCCTTCGCGCAGTGCCTGCAGTGGCGTCCCAAGGTCATCTCGATCGCTACTGAGCAGTTGGCCGCGATTCTCGAGCAGCGCCTTGCAGCCGCCGGAATCACCGGAATCGAAGTCGTTTACGGGACGGCCGGAACAGTCCACGTTGCCACTCTGACCGAGGTCGAGTTCGTTGTCTCCGCTATCGTTGGAGTCGCCGGGTTGGAGGCCACCTACGCCGCGATCAAGGCAGGCAAGACGATCGGCCTCGCCAATAAGGAGTGCCTCGTCGCCGCCGGCGAGCTCGTCATGGCAGCCGCAAAAGAGCACAACGTCGCCCTGCTCCCCATCGACTCCGAGCACAACGCCGTTCACCAGTGCATGCGCGGCGGTAAAGCATCCGAGGTCAGGCAGATCTGGCTGACGGCCTCCGGAGGCCCCTTCCGCAATACTCCGCTGGCCGAGTTTGAACACATCACTCCTGCCCAGGCTCTCAAGCATCCCACCTGGGTGATGGGTCAGCGCATTACCATCGACTCCGCCACCATGATGAATAAGGGATTTGAGGTCATCGAGGCCTGCCGCCTCTTCTCCCTACCCGCCGCCCAGGTCCGTGTCTCCATCCACCCGCAGTCGACCGTGCACTCCATGGTCGAGTTCGTCGACGGCAGCATCCTCGCCCAGATCTCTGTCACGGACATGCGTCTGCCCATCCTTTACGCCCTCGCTTACCCTGAGCGTGTCGATGCAACCCCTGCGGCAGGGCTCCAGTTTGACCTCGCCGCGTTGAACCAATTGGACTTCGCCGCGCCTGACCTCAACCGCTTCCCCTGCCTGCGGCTCGCCTATGAGGCCGCCCAGACCGGCGGAGAGGCCTGTATCGCCCTCAACGCCGCCGACGAAATTGCCGTCGCCGCCTTCCTCGAAGGTCGCATTCCCTTCCTCGGCATCCCACGTACAATAGAAGAGGTGCTGAAGCAAACCTCGAGCCGTACACCTTCGTCTATCAAAGACGTGCTTGATGCTGATCTTCGTGCGCGAGTGCGCGCCCGCGAGGTGATCGCTCCTCAGTTCTCCGGTGTACTCCAATAA
- a CDS encoding phosphatidate cytidylyltransferase, whose translation MKRILTAIVLILVVFGLIFFGQLWMITLAAAIVAELAVYEYLKLAAVGAEAHGAQLRIPLWWMALGAALAFVVTLPNFPVEAQLPVLSALTLLLFAWNGFRAPLIQVLPDTAQGLFGLIWIAYPLTLVPMLWKQEDGPALVVFLMICVWSGDIAALYVGRAFGKRKLAPRISPGKTWVGAFASIGGSLVAAALLLWISDSLTARGNLILHISEPIWQTLVLAAILNIAAQIGDLLESAVKRGAGVKDSGTMLPGHGGILDRIDALLVATPVLWFALLLKDYFGLGRF comes from the coding sequence ATGAAGCGAATCCTTACCGCCATCGTCCTGATCCTTGTCGTCTTTGGACTTATCTTCTTCGGGCAGCTCTGGATGATCACCCTTGCGGCTGCCATCGTGGCGGAGCTGGCGGTCTATGAGTACCTGAAGCTTGCTGCCGTCGGAGCCGAAGCGCACGGCGCTCAACTCCGTATCCCCCTCTGGTGGATGGCTCTCGGTGCAGCGCTTGCTTTTGTCGTCACCCTGCCCAACTTCCCCGTCGAGGCGCAGCTTCCAGTCCTGAGCGCGCTCACCCTGCTGCTCTTTGCCTGGAACGGCTTTCGCGCTCCGCTCATCCAGGTCCTTCCCGATACCGCGCAAGGTCTCTTCGGCCTCATCTGGATCGCCTATCCCCTCACGCTGGTTCCCATGCTGTGGAAGCAGGAGGATGGTCCGGCATTGGTTGTCTTTCTGATGATCTGTGTCTGGTCCGGCGACATCGCCGCGCTTTACGTTGGCCGCGCCTTCGGCAAACGCAAGCTCGCCCCCCGCATCAGTCCCGGCAAGACATGGGTGGGCGCCTTCGCCTCTATCGGTGGCAGCCTGGTCGCAGCAGCGCTGCTCCTCTGGATCAGCGATTCTCTAACAGCTCGCGGTAACCTCATCCTGCATATTTCGGAACCCATCTGGCAGACACTTGTCCTCGCAGCAATCCTCAACATCGCCGCGCAGATCGGCGATCTTCTCGAATCCGCCGTAAAGCGTGGCGCTGGCGTCAAAGACTCGGGAACCATGCTTCCGGGGCACGGAGGAATCCTCGATCGCATCGATGCCCTTCTGGTCGCCACCCCCGTCCTCTGGTTCGCGCTTCTCCTCAAGGACTACTTCGGTCTCGGCAGATTCTGA
- a CDS encoding PadR family transcriptional regulator, producing MGGRMFGSGDLRYVILQLISEKPSHGYEIIKLIQERLGGTYAPSPGVVYPMLTMLEEMGHITGTSEGARKQYAITDEGAKALAENKEMVDALFARIDHLRQEYARQRPQQIERAVENLRMALRMKMGSLTTEQIHAVTDIIDNAAKQIERIG from the coding sequence TTGGGCGGACGGATGTTCGGCTCGGGCGATCTTCGCTATGTGATCCTGCAGCTCATCTCGGAGAAGCCGAGCCACGGATACGAGATCATCAAGTTGATCCAGGAGCGGCTTGGAGGAACCTATGCTCCCAGTCCCGGCGTGGTCTACCCCATGCTGACGATGCTGGAGGAGATGGGCCACATCACTGGCACATCCGAGGGCGCGCGCAAGCAGTACGCCATCACCGACGAAGGCGCGAAAGCTCTTGCGGAGAACAAGGAGATGGTGGACGCACTGTTCGCCCGTATCGACCATCTGCGCCAGGAGTATGCCCGGCAGCGGCCGCAACAGATTGAGCGGGCGGTCGAGAATCTCCGGATGGCTCTGCGGATGAAGATGGGCTCGCTGACGACAGAACAGATCCACGCCGTCACGGACATCATCGATAATGCTGCGAAACAGATTGAGAGGATCGGATGA
- a CDS encoding DUF3861 domain-containing protein, translating into MSSYRYRVTVEKLSDANGEAVHGQSLSFYATNHDDILAIVERLQTKLPFESGTVAALGVGLRLFSEVALMRGNDPLFAQVRPALRDFIQQLKIAPERPPAGAQTS; encoded by the coding sequence ATGAGTTCGTACCGGTACCGGGTGACGGTGGAGAAGCTGAGCGACGCCAATGGCGAGGCGGTGCATGGTCAGAGCCTCAGCTTCTACGCCACCAATCACGACGACATTCTGGCGATCGTGGAGAGGCTGCAAACGAAGCTTCCGTTCGAGTCAGGGACGGTGGCCGCGCTGGGCGTTGGGCTGAGGCTCTTCAGCGAAGTGGCGCTGATGCGGGGGAACGATCCATTGTTTGCCCAGGTTCGCCCAGCGCTGCGTGATTTTATTCAGCAGTTGAAGATTGCACCCGAGCGGCCGCCAGCTGGAGCGCAAACGAGTTAG
- a CDS encoding isoprenyl transferase — MPSRVHELSAEEQAVYRQLDPDRIPQHIAIIMDGNGRWAGKRALKRFLGHQQGAESVQYVVETASRINLPFLTLYAFSLENNLRRPKSEVSFLMKLLKSYLIGNVKRMNDNNVRMAYIGRTYDLPQEVQDTMQWAMESTAKNTGTTLTLALNYGARSEIVDAVRRILTDLTTEAHGRGCSVEDLLGAGALDSLDESTISRALYTAAMPDPDLIVRTSGEQRISNFLLWQIAYSEIFITDRLWPDFRGIHLLEAIADYQRRDRRFGGLNENSDEKIDTLQPVSELENEIANELSPREFSRR; from the coding sequence TTGCCAAGCCGCGTACACGAGCTTTCCGCTGAGGAACAGGCTGTCTACCGGCAACTTGATCCCGACCGAATCCCCCAGCACATCGCCATCATCATGGACGGCAACGGACGCTGGGCGGGCAAACGTGCGCTCAAGCGCTTCCTTGGCCATCAGCAGGGGGCCGAAAGCGTGCAGTATGTCGTCGAGACAGCCTCCCGCATCAACCTCCCGTTTCTGACGCTCTACGCATTTTCGCTTGAAAACAATCTCCGCCGGCCCAAGTCCGAGGTCAGCTTCCTGATGAAGCTGCTCAAGAGCTACCTGATCGGCAACGTCAAGCGAATGAACGACAACAACGTTCGCATGGCCTACATCGGCCGTACCTACGACCTCCCCCAGGAGGTACAGGACACGATGCAGTGGGCGATGGAGTCGACTGCGAAGAACACCGGTACGACCCTGACGCTCGCCCTCAACTACGGTGCCAGGTCCGAGATCGTCGATGCCGTTCGCCGCATCCTGACCGACCTAACCACCGAGGCCCATGGCCGTGGCTGCTCGGTCGAGGACCTGCTCGGCGCAGGCGCACTCGATTCTCTCGACGAGTCCACCATCTCCCGCGCGCTTTACACGGCAGCCATGCCCGACCCCGACCTGATCGTTCGAACCTCCGGGGAGCAGCGCATCTCTAACTTTCTGCTCTGGCAGATCGCCTACTCTGAGATTTTCATTACCGACCGCCTCTGGCCGGACTTCCGCGGAATCCACCTGCTCGAAGCCATCGCCGACTATCAGCGCCGCGACCGCCGTTTCGGCGGACTCAATGAAAACTCCGACGAGAAGATCGACACCCTCCAGCCCGTCTCCGAGCTAGAAAACGAAATCGCCAACGAGCTCTCCCCGCGTGAGTTCTCCCGCCGTTAG
- a CDS encoding helix-turn-helix domain-containing protein yields the protein MATMMAPVEQREVLRCDHCSLVQFRTANSLCRRCHKSLEVEEPEPAAAPLSIVTQSTASSDGLQVATAVRELRQVRNLSQRQLAARMNVPRTYISKIENGKAMPTLSSLDRLAKALQVDISTLLRDPKTRQRDETAVLMNDPFLAEIAAYVSELDALQRSIFLNHVRELAAGRRRTA from the coding sequence ATGGCAACCATGATGGCACCTGTCGAGCAGCGCGAGGTCCTGCGCTGTGACCACTGCAGCCTGGTCCAGTTCCGCACAGCCAATTCGCTGTGCCGCCGCTGCCACAAATCGCTCGAGGTCGAAGAGCCCGAGCCGGCAGCAGCCCCGCTTTCTATCGTGACCCAGTCCACAGCCTCCAGCGATGGCCTGCAGGTGGCAACCGCTGTCCGGGAGCTGCGCCAGGTGCGCAATCTCTCGCAGCGCCAGCTGGCCGCGCGCATGAACGTGCCGCGCACCTATATCTCGAAGATCGAAAATGGCAAGGCGATGCCGACGCTTTCCTCTCTCGACCGTCTGGCCAAGGCCCTGCAGGTGGACATCTCTACCCTGCTGCGCGACCCCAAGACCCGCCAGCGGGACGAGACGGCCGTGCTGATGAACGATCCTTTCCTGGCAGAGATCGCCGCCTATGTCTCGGAACTCGACGCCCTGCAGCGCTCCATCTTCCTGAATCACGTTCGCGAACTGGCCGCAGGCCGACGCCGCACCGCGTAA
- a CDS encoding HD domain-containing protein, protein MGYGRPDALQLLEEWTKSESLRKHGLAVSVCTEAYGRREAERLRLSGAEADAFIETYACAGLLHDMDYERHPSLEEHPFVGVKHLRELGWPETVLNAILAHADYSGVARASHLERALFACDELAGFLTACALVKPTKSIHDVEVAGVKKKMKDKAFARAVKREDITGGAELLGIPLEEHVGNCLQAMQERAGELGL, encoded by the coding sequence ATGGGTTACGGAAGGCCCGACGCCTTACAACTGCTTGAAGAATGGACGAAGAGCGAGTCACTTCGTAAGCACGGCCTGGCAGTCTCCGTCTGCACGGAGGCGTATGGCCGACGTGAGGCCGAGAGGCTGAGGTTAAGCGGCGCCGAGGCGGATGCTTTCATCGAGACCTATGCCTGCGCAGGCTTGCTGCACGATATGGACTACGAGCGGCATCCGTCGCTCGAGGAGCATCCATTTGTCGGGGTGAAGCACCTGCGCGAGCTGGGCTGGCCGGAGACAGTGCTCAATGCGATTCTGGCGCATGCGGATTATTCCGGAGTGGCGCGGGCGTCGCATCTGGAGCGGGCTCTGTTTGCGTGCGATGAGCTGGCAGGGTTTCTGACGGCGTGCGCACTGGTGAAGCCGACGAAGTCCATCCATGACGTCGAGGTCGCAGGCGTGAAGAAGAAGATGAAAGACAAGGCTTTTGCCCGGGCGGTGAAGCGCGAGGATATTACGGGCGGAGCGGAGCTGCTGGGGATTCCGCTTGAGGAGCATGTGGGGAATTGTTTGCAGGCGATGCAGGAGCGGGCTGGGGAGTTAGGGCTATGA
- the pncA gene encoding bifunctional nicotinamidase/pyrazinamidase yields MISLGPTDALLVIDMQNDFCPGGALAVERGDEIVPLINQLGQRFEHVILTQDWHPAGHISFASSHPGKQPFETTELDYGTQTLWPDHCVQGTPGADFHPGLNLPHAELILRKGFRRHIDSYSAFLEDDHTTPTGLASYLRERGLKRLFLCGLAYDFCVRYSAIDGVATGFECIVIEDATRAVGLSGSVQETQEVLRSSRVAHTSSLNI; encoded by the coding sequence ATGATCTCCCTTGGCCCCACCGACGCCCTCCTCGTCATCGACATGCAGAATGACTTCTGTCCCGGCGGCGCACTCGCCGTCGAGCGCGGAGACGAGATCGTCCCCCTCATCAACCAACTCGGCCAACGCTTCGAGCACGTCATCCTCACGCAGGACTGGCACCCCGCCGGACACATCTCCTTCGCCTCATCCCACCCCGGCAAGCAGCCATTCGAAACTACAGAGCTCGACTACGGAACGCAAACTCTCTGGCCCGATCACTGCGTCCAGGGCACCCCCGGAGCCGATTTTCATCCCGGCCTCAACCTCCCCCACGCCGAGCTGATCCTCCGCAAAGGCTTCCGCCGCCACATCGACAGCTACTCCGCCTTCCTCGAAGACGACCACACCACCCCCACCGGCCTCGCCAGCTACCTGCGCGAACGCGGACTGAAGCGGCTCTTCCTCTGCGGGCTGGCATACGATTTTTGCGTTCGCTACTCCGCTATCGACGGAGTTGCGACAGGCTTCGAGTGCATCGTCATCGAAGACGCCACGCGGGCAGTGGGATTATCCGGATCGGTGCAAGAAACGCAAGAAGTTCTGCGATCTTCTCGTGTCGCTCACACTTCATCCTTAAATATCTAA
- a CDS encoding acyl-CoA carboxylase subunit beta gives MTEDRGSEGQLESKLDANGTRFTANRAALLALLTAMREQEAVIRRGGGAKAVEAQHAKGRLTVRERLALLLDEGTELLELGLWAAHGMYEEFGGAPGAGVVTGLGRVSGRLCMIVANDATVKAGAFFPMTAKKVLRAQTIALENRIPTLYLVDSAGVFLPLQEDVFPDQDDFGRVFRNNAVMSALGVPQITAIMGMCVAGGAYLPVMTDTVLMTEGSGLFLAGPSLVQAAIGQKSDPEELGGAAMHAEISGTVDFKEKDDAGCIGRLRSLVGMLGQRQHTDGRASRDAHLSAMKPREDGAPGVMAGHGEVFSRVAFDAVRDAPRYAIEELYGLMDPDPAKAATNMYDMREVIARLVDRSHFDEYKADFGRTVLCGYARIGGRAVGIVANQKMHQQQTVAMGPQAGSKRTEFGGVIYTESAQKAARFIMDCNQSLVPLIFLHDVNGFMVGKDAEWSGIIRAGAKMVSAVSTSVVPKITIIVGGSFGAGHYAMCGKAYDPRFIFAWPTARYAVMSGASAANTLVEVRVKQMERSGKTLSEDEKKAIYKKLWDEIKATYDAQADPRYGAARMWVDAIIDPAKTREVLMTALEACALNPEVPRFNPGVLQT, from the coding sequence ATGACGGAGGACCGAGGGTCGGAGGGACAGCTGGAGTCGAAGCTGGATGCGAACGGGACACGGTTCACCGCGAATCGGGCAGCGCTGCTGGCGTTGCTGACTGCCATGCGCGAGCAGGAGGCGGTGATCCGGCGGGGCGGTGGCGCGAAGGCCGTTGAGGCACAACATGCGAAGGGACGTCTGACCGTGCGGGAGCGGCTGGCGCTTCTGCTGGATGAGGGGACGGAGCTTCTGGAGCTTGGCTTGTGGGCGGCGCACGGGATGTACGAGGAGTTCGGCGGCGCGCCGGGAGCGGGAGTCGTCACGGGCCTTGGCCGTGTGAGCGGCAGGCTGTGCATGATCGTCGCCAACGACGCGACCGTGAAGGCGGGAGCGTTCTTCCCGATGACGGCGAAGAAGGTTCTGCGCGCCCAGACGATTGCGCTTGAAAATCGAATCCCGACGCTGTACCTGGTGGACTCCGCCGGGGTGTTTCTGCCGCTCCAGGAGGATGTGTTTCCCGATCAGGACGACTTCGGGCGTGTGTTTCGCAATAACGCCGTGATGAGCGCGCTTGGGGTTCCGCAGATTACGGCGATTATGGGGATGTGCGTTGCCGGGGGAGCCTATCTGCCGGTCATGACCGATACCGTGCTGATGACGGAGGGTTCAGGGCTTTTTCTTGCCGGGCCTTCGCTGGTGCAGGCTGCTATTGGCCAGAAGAGCGATCCCGAGGAGTTGGGCGGTGCGGCAATGCATGCGGAGATCTCCGGCACTGTCGACTTCAAGGAGAAGGATGACGCCGGATGTATTGGGCGGTTGAGGTCGCTGGTGGGGATGCTGGGGCAGCGGCAGCACACAGATGGTCGCGCTTCGCGCGATGCCCACCTTAGCGCGATGAAGCCGCGCGAAGATGGGGCACCCGGGGTTATGGCGGGGCATGGCGAGGTGTTTTCGCGGGTGGCATTTGATGCGGTGAGGGATGCTCCCCGTTACGCGATCGAGGAGCTTTATGGATTGATGGATCCCGATCCGGCGAAGGCGGCGACGAACATGTACGACATGCGCGAGGTGATTGCGCGTCTGGTCGACCGGTCGCACTTCGACGAGTACAAGGCCGACTTTGGTCGCACGGTGTTGTGCGGGTATGCGCGAATCGGTGGACGGGCTGTGGGAATCGTCGCCAACCAGAAGATGCACCAGCAGCAGACGGTGGCGATGGGTCCGCAGGCGGGATCGAAGCGCACGGAGTTCGGCGGCGTGATCTACACGGAGAGTGCGCAGAAGGCGGCACGCTTCATCATGGACTGCAACCAGAGCCTGGTGCCGCTGATCTTTCTGCACGACGTCAATGGCTTTATGGTGGGCAAGGATGCGGAGTGGAGCGGGATCATTCGGGCCGGGGCGAAGATGGTTTCGGCGGTCAGCACGAGTGTTGTGCCGAAGATCACGATCATCGTCGGAGGAAGCTTTGGCGCGGGGCATTATGCGATGTGCGGCAAAGCATACGATCCGCGATTTATCTTTGCCTGGCCCACGGCGCGGTATGCGGTGATGAGTGGGGCATCGGCGGCGAACACGCTGGTCGAGGTGCGGGTAAAGCAGATGGAGCGTTCGGGAAAGACGCTCTCCGAAGACGAGAAGAAGGCGATCTACAAGAAGCTTTGGGACGAGATCAAGGCGACGTATGACGCACAGGCCGATCCACGATATGGCGCGGCGAGAATGTGGGTGGATGCGATCATTGATCCAGCGAAGACGCGCGAGGTGTTGATGACTGCGCTGGAGGCTTGTGCGCTGAATCCGGAGGTGCCGAGGTTCAATCCGGGGGTGTTGCAGACGTGA
- a CDS encoding hydroxymethylglutaryl-CoA lyase, whose product MVNAVKIIECPRDAWQGLPLHIPAEVKADYLRLLIAAGFRHIDAVSFVSAAAVPQMTDSEKVLDYLDAPGSGSNSEIEIIGIVVNAKGAERAIKTDAVQTLGFPYSISPEFLKRNQNQTPEESLEALEQVGTLAYKAGLDVAAYISMAFGNPYGDPWSIDEVVDACDLLVDSGVTQISLADTVGMATPKLIADVVSDVMAVHDQIEIGVHLHGRYENTRELVRAAYNAGCRRFDAAIGGLGGCPFAQDVLLGNLPTEMVLEELRALGAELPQLGPLESLQSASAEIARKYGARVQ is encoded by the coding sequence GTGGTCAATGCGGTAAAAATCATCGAGTGCCCGCGTGACGCATGGCAGGGATTGCCGTTGCATATTCCCGCGGAGGTGAAGGCAGACTATCTGCGCCTGTTGATCGCGGCGGGTTTCCGGCACATCGATGCCGTTAGCTTCGTCTCTGCGGCGGCCGTGCCCCAGATGACGGACTCCGAGAAAGTGCTGGATTACCTCGATGCTCCAGGCTCTGGTTCAAACAGCGAGATCGAGATCATCGGGATCGTCGTCAACGCCAAAGGCGCGGAGCGTGCGATCAAGACCGATGCCGTGCAGACGCTCGGCTTTCCTTACTCCATCTCGCCGGAGTTCCTGAAGCGAAATCAGAATCAGACTCCCGAGGAATCGCTTGAAGCTCTGGAGCAAGTCGGCACGCTCGCCTATAAGGCAGGGCTGGACGTGGCAGCGTATATCTCGATGGCCTTCGGGAATCCGTACGGCGATCCGTGGTCGATCGATGAGGTGGTGGACGCCTGCGATCTGCTGGTCGACTCGGGCGTGACGCAGATCTCGCTGGCCGATACGGTCGGTATGGCGACTCCGAAGCTGATAGCGGACGTCGTCAGCGACGTGATGGCTGTGCACGATCAGATCGAAATTGGCGTTCACCTGCATGGCCGATACGAGAATACTCGCGAGCTGGTGCGTGCGGCTTACAACGCCGGATGCAGGCGCTTCGATGCTGCCATCGGCGGCCTGGGCGGGTGTCCGTTCGCACAAGATGTTCTGCTGGGCAACCTTCCGACGGAGATGGTGTTGGAAGAGTTGCGCGCACTGGGAGCAGAACTGCCTCAGCTGGGTCCGCTTGAAAGTCTGCAGTCGGCAAGTGCGGAGATTGCGCGCAAGTATGGCGCGAGGGTGCAATAA
- a CDS encoding enoyl-CoA hydratase/isomerase family protein, whose protein sequence is MSYQSILVSEHDGIKTILLNRPTRRNALTPEMLDELIAALEKAATGSCRVVMLTGAGDAFCAGLDLVHLQGIVTESPAEHIADAERVARLFRVLYELPKPTIAVVHGAAIAGGTGLATICDFTLAAPGVKFGFTEVKIGFVPALVSAFLALQVGEKEARDLLLSGRFFSSEEAERMGLVTSIFHPEELAEQANLLAQRLKANSPQAMAATKRLMAKQNQAWLDTAIAYSMTANAEARTMQDFEEGIAAFLEKRRPVWGR, encoded by the coding sequence ATGAGCTATCAATCAATTCTGGTAAGTGAACACGACGGCATCAAGACCATCCTGCTGAACCGTCCGACTCGCCGCAATGCGCTGACGCCGGAGATGCTGGATGAGCTGATTGCAGCCCTGGAAAAAGCTGCCACGGGAAGTTGCCGGGTGGTGATGCTGACCGGGGCCGGAGATGCCTTCTGCGCCGGGCTCGACCTGGTTCATCTGCAGGGGATCGTGACCGAATCGCCGGCGGAACACATTGCAGATGCCGAACGGGTGGCGCGCCTCTTCCGGGTGCTGTATGAGCTTCCCAAGCCGACGATCGCGGTCGTGCACGGTGCGGCGATCGCCGGGGGAACGGGGCTGGCGACGATCTGCGATTTTACCCTCGCCGCTCCGGGTGTGAAGTTCGGTTTCACCGAGGTGAAGATCGGTTTTGTTCCTGCGCTGGTATCCGCATTTCTTGCCTTGCAGGTTGGAGAAAAGGAGGCGCGGGACCTGCTGCTGAGCGGCCGGTTTTTCTCGTCGGAGGAGGCGGAGCGAATGGGGCTGGTCACGTCGATCTTCCATCCGGAGGAGCTTGCAGAGCAGGCGAACCTGCTGGCGCAGCGGCTGAAGGCCAACAGCCCGCAGGCGATGGCGGCCACCAAGCGTCTGATGGCAAAGCAGAACCAGGCATGGCTGGATACAGCCATCGCGTACTCCATGACGGCGAATGCGGAGGCGCGAACCATGCAGGACTTCGAGGAAGGCATTGCGGCCTTTCTGGAAAAGCGGCGTCCGGTGTGGGGAAGATAG